From the genome of Papaver somniferum cultivar HN1 chromosome 2, ASM357369v1, whole genome shotgun sequence, one region includes:
- the LOC113351449 gene encoding putative disease resistance protein RGA3: protein MNDVSQIRRLQLIMEGGVPNTVPNVLSNAKKLRRIFCQEGFFYPSPLSNKHLRVVHRLGANSLKTISSPFKFHHLRYLDLSYSNIKVVHATSISQLYNLQTLNLNHGQSVEELLNHISSLNNLRHLDFSSSDAKVVPDSVMKLTNLQALDISGCTGISVLPIDIGSLQNLSSLNISETKITELPDSVCSIYNLKRFNFMFCKELKALPSKLGALTQLRSLNLLDTRITELPESLTSSNNYNKLEIVSLGYRCKFPKNIKNWVELKQLTYDGETNRAIMPRGIEMLTCMEVLTPYLVRKEISNNSTSSIQELANLNSLREIWIMNLENVRGGKIEAEKAKLKHKKNIQYLFLRWEPEQEEEDELFAATMVLEGLQPHPNLESLSIQGFPGLKPPKWMGSSSCLPNLVELNFYDCRSCGNLVALGQLPCLRVL from the coding sequence ATGAATGATGTGTCTCAAATACGCCGCCTACAGTTAATCATGGAGGGAGGAGTACCAAACACAGTTCCTAACGTCTTGAGCAATGCAAAAAAACTGCGAAGAATTTTTTGCCAAGAAGGCTTCTTTTATCCGAGTCCACTTAGCAACAAGCATCTACGGGTAGTACATCGGCTTGGTGCTAATAGTCTGAAAACTATATCTTCCCCTTTTAAGTTTCACCACTTAAGATACCTTGACCTGAGTTATTCTAACATTAAAGTTGTTCATGCTACATCCATCAGTCAACTCTACAATCTGCAAACTCTGAACTTGAATCATGGTCAGAGTGTTGAAGAACTTCTAAACCATATTAGTTCTTTGAATAACTTACGACATCTAGATTTCTCTTCTTCGGATGCCAAAGTTGTACCTGATTCTGTTATGAAGCTGACAAATTTGCAGGCATTAGATATCAGTGGTTGTACGGGTATCAGCGTCTTACCCATAGATATCGGGTCTCTCCAGAATCTATCATCTCTTAATATTTCAGAAACAAAAATCACAGAGTTACCGGATTCAGTCTGTAGCATCTATAATTTAAAGAGATTTAACTTCATGTTTTGCAAGGAACTGAAAGCACTACCCAGTAAACTCGGAGCTTTGACACAACTAAGGTCACTTAATTTGCTAGATACTAGAATAACAGAGTTGCCCGAGTCTTTGACTAGCAGCAACAACTATAACAAATTAGAGATAGTGAGTCTCGGATATAGGTGCAAGTTTCCTAAAAATATCAAGAATTGGGTGGAATTGAAACAACTTACTTACGACGGGGAGACAAATCGTGCAATAATGCCTAGAGGTATTGAAATGCTAACTTGCATGGAAGTATTAACGCCATATTTGGTAAGGAAGGAAATCAGTAATAATTCTACAAGTTCTATCCAAGAGTTGGCAAATCTGAACTCCCTTCGGGAGATATGGATTATGAATCTAGAAAATGTGAGAGGTGGTAAAATAGAAGCAGAGAAGGCAAAGTTAAAACACAAGAAGAACATTCAATATTTGTTTCTACGATGGGAAcctgaacaagaagaagaagatgagttgTTTGCTGCTACTATGGTGCTGGAAGGTCTGCAACCTCATCCTAATTTggagagtttgtccatacagggtTTCCCTGGTTTAAAGCCTCCGAAGTGGATGGGTTCATCTTCTTGTCTTCCTAATCTGGTGGAGTTAAATTTTTATGACTGCAGGAGCTGTGGAAATCTTGTAGCCCTGGGTCAACTCCCATGCCTGAGGGTTCTTTGA